A stretch of Lactuca sativa cultivar Salinas chromosome 6, Lsat_Salinas_v11, whole genome shotgun sequence DNA encodes these proteins:
- the LOC111902312 gene encoding RING-H2 finger protein ATL2, translated as MSATGPTVDSPVKPQWGFDGEEDSSKNYALSGKIMLSSIIVLFVVVVFLVLLHLYARWYLLRLRRRNETRRSNRRNRSTRVVFYVDSNSTIGMPTGGLDASVLKGLPLFVYSSETNKDMPECAVCLSEFEEGEKGRILPKCRHSFHTECIDMWFHSNSTCPLCRSPVEPSESEMTVSVELPATVAEPSSSTSISSPVQRIGDHTETPSLADRRKGIDVRIDVPSRSELQADNEFRLPSPSQGFRSPGSRLMALKRIISMSRKSPAVSPSSGVGPSCLTVTESDLESASPESTRIGTDDLR; from the coding sequence ATGTCTGCGACAGGACCTACTGTTGATTCTCCAGTTAAGCCCCAATGGGGATTTGATGGGGAAGAAGACTCCTCGAAAAACTACGCTCTCAGTGGCAAAATCATGCTTTCTTCAATAATTGTCCTCTTCGTGGTCGTCGTTTTCTTGGTTCTTCTCCACCTATACGCACGATGGTACCTCCTCCGCCTCCGCCGCCGTAACGAAACCCGACGTAGTAATCGCCGCAATCGTTCCACCCGTGTTGTCTTCTACGTAGACTCGAATAGCACTATTGGTATGCCCACCGGTGGGCTTGATGCATCTGTGTTGAAGGGACTCCCTTTGTTTGTGTACTCGTCGGAAACTAACAAAGATATGCCGGAATGTGCCGTGTGTTTGTCCGAGTTTGAAGAGGGTGAAAAAGGTCGGATTTTGCCAAAATGTAGACATAGCTTTCACACGGAGTGTATTGACATGTGGTTTCATAGTAACTCAACGTGCCCGCTTTGCCGCTCGCCGGTGGAGCCTTCTGAATCGGAAATGACGGTGTCAGTTGAGCTACCGGCGACTGTAGCCGAACCCAGTTCAAGCACTTCAATTAGCTCCCCGGTTCAACGTATCGGGGATCATACAGAAACGCCGTCGTTGGCAGATCGAAGAAAGGGAATCGACGTCAGAATAGATGTGCCTAGTCGGAGCGAGTTACAGGCGGATAATGAGTTCCGATTGCCGTCGCCGAGTCAGGGTTTCAGATCTCCGGGAAGCAGATTAATGGCTTTGAAGAGGATAATCAGTATGAGTAGAAAATCGCCAGCGGTTTCTCCGTCGTCAGGCGTCGGACCTAGTTGTTTGACGGTGACCGAATCAGATCTCGAGTCAGCGTCTCCTGAGTCAACTCGGATAGGGACCGATGATCTTAGATGA